In Egicoccus sp. AB-alg2, a single genomic region encodes these proteins:
- a CDS encoding class I SAM-dependent methyltransferase — MTDWDGADYQRRVEAQLAGKDPHGEVRFVLRYAPSSVLDAGCGTGRVATELARRGVEVVGADVNESMLAVAREHQPGLRWVLSDLVELDLGRTFDVVVMAGNVPLFTPPGTTGRLVAGCARHVAPDGVLVAGFSLDRGYGIEHYDQEAAAAGLELHERYATWDRAPFAAGADYAVSVHRPLDAARP; from the coding sequence ATGACGGACTGGGACGGGGCCGACTACCAGCGGCGGGTGGAGGCTCAACTGGCCGGGAAGGACCCCCACGGTGAGGTCCGGTTCGTCCTGCGGTACGCGCCGTCGTCGGTGCTCGACGCCGGCTGCGGAACCGGCCGGGTCGCCACCGAACTGGCCAGACGCGGTGTCGAGGTGGTCGGCGCGGACGTCAACGAGTCCATGCTCGCGGTCGCGCGGGAGCACCAGCCCGGGCTCCGATGGGTCCTGTCCGACCTGGTCGAGCTCGACCTCGGCCGGACCTTCGACGTGGTCGTCATGGCCGGCAACGTGCCGCTGTTCACGCCGCCGGGCACGACCGGCCGGCTGGTGGCCGGCTGCGCACGTCACGTCGCGCCGGACGGCGTCCTGGTCGCCGGCTTCTCGCTCGACCGCGGCTATGGCATCGAGCACTACGACCAGGAGGCCGCCGCCGCGGGTCTGGAACTGCACGAGCGCTACGCCACGTGGGACCGTGCCCCCTTCGCGGCCGGCGCCGACTACGCCGTCAGCGTCCACCGGCCGCTGGACGCCGCACGACCGTGA
- a CDS encoding OsmC family protein: MTEADHRRVTLERLDTGVYRATNPRGVQLTFGSMDESGFSPVELLLAALGGCSAVDVDVVTGRRATPERFEVVVEAEKIRDDVGNLLEDIRMTFHVTFPDGEDGDRAREVLPRALRTSHDRTCTVSRTVEAGTPVDVRIANGDA; the protein is encoded by the coding sequence ATGACGGAGGCCGACCACCGCCGCGTGACCCTCGAGCGCTTGGACACCGGCGTGTACCGGGCGACCAATCCGCGCGGTGTCCAGCTGACGTTCGGCAGCATGGACGAGTCCGGTTTCTCGCCGGTCGAGTTGCTCCTCGCGGCCCTCGGCGGCTGCTCGGCGGTCGACGTCGACGTGGTCACCGGCCGTCGGGCGACGCCGGAGCGGTTCGAGGTCGTCGTCGAGGCCGAGAAGATCCGTGACGACGTCGGCAACCTGCTCGAGGACATCCGGATGACCTTCCACGTCACCTTCCCGGACGGCGAGGACGGTGACCGTGCCCGCGAGGTGCTTCCGCGGGCGCTGCGCACCTCCCACGACCGCACCTGCACCGTGAGCCGCACGGTCGAGGCCGGCACCCCCGTCGACGTACGCATCGCGAACGGCGACGCCTGA